From the genome of Mugil cephalus isolate CIBA_MC_2020 chromosome 2, CIBA_Mcephalus_1.1, whole genome shotgun sequence, one region includes:
- the abcc10 gene encoding ATP-binding cassette sub-family C member 10 translates to MSDFGPAELLAGLCHTDEENPLPLWQNGNISPCFNQLLLGALPHAGMAVFSACYLGMARLSFLQTSPPCGWTLRLVSAVLAVVLSTVDLILVSVLHLGDMYLDILANSCAVLAWLVHLSAIAVLQKTAYRRTRGPLLLLFLVLLLIPNLVVTLMIYCENKEYLNLTEPLKFARFILASARTLPVLVYLLAFVFPCISDDGYTLYVNAVDGSPLIQEAVHPDTGEMVAEDGSSCFSRLFYLWLNPLLRRGQRGELDRPADVYHLPRKLRTTVICRHFHQCWEACRRGAVVSDCQDQWPRPVSRNLVNGSWSSHYQEGPLELERDVGLLRVLHKAFGLRYYMLGVLKVTINVSSFAGPLLLSGLVNFMEDKDAPVSRGLWFAFGLFATTLVASVLRNIFEISKVALSARSALVSAIYGKALRVSGCSLAGFTLGEVVNLMSTDTDRVVNFFNSFHELWSLPFRFSITLYLLYLQVGVAFLGGLVVALVLVPFNKFVASRILANNKDMLRFKDDRVKLMTEILFGIRVIKFYNWEPHFTQRVADCRKQELSHLRAIKYLDALCVYTWAALPVVISILTFVTYVLLGHQLTAAKVFTTLALVGMLIIPLNAFPWVLNGILEAKVSLERIQRFFKLTNQDLQAYYALVSPEDSQTSVLLNQGTFSWEAPNTNEPNREGRTETGAGKGSLQLHSLNLHVAKGSLVVVVGKVGCGKSSLLAAITGELNRLSGVLYVADRAAGFGLASQDPWIQHASVRDNILFGKDYDAAFYQAVIEACALSDDLNILPNGDKTEVGENGVTLSGGQKARLALARAVYMDKDVYLLDDPLAAVDTDVAEHLMKKCVMQLLAGKTRILCTHRIEFVDKADVVVLMDNGTIVRTGTPAEILPLVEAVPKQRKNDRNTKEKDGVEQDEEEPGPPSDLCVGGDADPLGAEQKQVGGLAWRVYKTYWSAVGGLLATCILMSLLLMQASRNVSDWWLSHWISELKNTNASTGTNGSSAALTSPHLLLFSPGGLVSPPPSEQTLPSSDVNSSVRFYLSVYGSIAAANTVFTALRAFLFAYGVVCAASAIHNRLLDRVLKATVTFFDTTPLGRILNRFSSDLYSVDDSLPFVLNILLANVFGLLGMLVVMSYGLPWVLVPLVPLALLYHRTQHFYRHTSRELKRLCSLTLSPVYSHFSETLTGLGTIRASGSSARFEEESARRLEQNQRCVFLSNAAMQWLDIRLQLIGVAVVTGLGLIAVIQHRFNSVDPGLVGLSLSYALSITSLLSGLIFSFTQTEMQLVSVERTEEYSTSLPVEPQHHNAQLPSAWPEHGWLEFRDVALTYRDGLPNALDGVSLVVRPGEKIGIVGRTGSGKSTVFLALFRMVELSRGQILLDQLDISGVGLTQLRSRLAIIPQDPFLFSGTVRENLDPCGRHPDEQLLDVLDQCHLSGVVGRMGGLDAEVGERGKSFSAGQRQLLCLARALLTQAKVLCIDEATASVDQKTDKLLQQTIREKFQNKTVLTIAHRINTIMDCDRVLVMHAGKVVEFDSPAVLCQTDDSIFHRLVGGQGQ, encoded by the exons ATGAGTGACTTCGGGCCGGCTGAGCTGCTCGCGGGCCTCTGTCACACGGACGAGGAGAATCCTCTCCCTCTGTGGCAGAATGGGAACATCAGCCCCTGTTtcaaccagctcctcctcgGAGCCCTGCCTCACGCTGGGATGGCGGTTTTCAGCGCCTGCTACCTCGGCATGGCGAG ACTCAGCTTCCTCCAGACGTCTCCTCCATGTGGCTGGACGCTCAGGCTGGTGTCAGCTGTGCTGGCTGTGGTGCTCTCCACTGTTGACCTCATCCTGGTGAGTGTCCTCCATCTTGGGGACATGTACCTGGACATCCTAGCTAACAGCTGTGCGGTCCTGGCCTGGCTGGTCCACCTCAGCGCCATAGCTGTTCTCCAGAAGACCGCTTACAGGAGGACCAGAGGAcctctcctgctgcttttcctcGTCCTTCTCTTAATCCCCAACCTGGTCGTCACCTTGATGATTTACTGTGAAAACAAGGAATATTTAAACCTTACAGAGCCCCTTAAATTTGCACGATTTATACTTGCCTCAGCGCGGACGCTCCCTGTCCTAGTTTACCTCctggcttttgtttttccctgcaTCAGCGATGATGGTTACACGTTGTATGTCAACGCTGTGGATGGATCGCCGCTCATCCAAGAGGCCGTCCACCCGGACACAGGGGAGATGGTGGCTGAGGACGGGAGTAGCTGCTTCTCTAGACTCTTCTACCTGTGGTTGAACCCTCTCCTCAGGCGAGGGCAGCGAGGGGAGCTGGACAGACCGGCCGACGTGTACCACCTACCCCGGAAACTCAGGACTACTGTGATCTGTCGACACTTCCACCAGTGCTGGGAAGCCTGTCGACGAGGGGCGGTGGTCAGCGACTGTCAGGATCAGTGGCCTCGGCCGGTCAGCAGGAACCTTGTGAATGGTTCCTGGAGTTCACACTACCAGGAGGGACctctggagctggagagggacGTAGGTCTGCTGCGGGTGTTGCACAAAGCGTTTGGGCTGCGTTACTACATGCTAGGTGTGCTCAAGGTGACGATCAACGTGTCCAGCTTTGCCGGTCCCCTTCTCCTCAGCGGTCTTGTGAACTTCATGGAGGACAAGGACGCCCCGGTCAGCAGGGGTCTGTGGTTTGCCTTTGGCCTCTTTGCCACGACCCTTGTTGCTTCTGTCCTCCGAAACATCTTCGAAATCTCCAAGGTGGCGCTGTCGGCACGCTCTGCCCTTGTGTCGGCCATCTACGGCAAAGCCCTGCGGGTCAGCGGCTGCAGCCTGGCTGGCTTCACGCTGGGGGAGGTGGTGAACCTGATGAGCACCGACACCGACCGCGTCGTCAACTTCTTCAACAGCTTCCACGAGCTGTGGAGCCTGCCCTTCAGGTTTTCCATCACCCTCTACTTGCTGTACCTGCAGGTGGGCGTCGCGTTCCTCGGAGGATTGGTCGTGGCTCTGGTGCTCGTGCCGTTCAACAAGTTTGTTGCGTCGCGCATCCTCGCCAACAACAAAGACATGCTGAGGTTTAAAGATGACCGCGTGAAG ttAATGACAGAGATCCTCTTTGGGATTCGCGTCATCAAGTTCTACAACTGGGAGCCTCATTTCACCCAGAGGGTGGCTGACTGTCGGAAACAGGAACTGTCACACCTCAGGGCCATCAAGTACCTGGACGCCTTGTGCGTGTACACCTGGGCGGCTCTGCCTGTGGTCATCTCCATCCTCACCTTTGTCACGTATGTGCTGCTCGGACACCAGTTGACTGCAGCCAAG GTGTTCACCACTCTGGCCCTGGTGGGAATGTTGATCATCCCACTCAATGCATTTCCCTGGGTCCTCAATGGCATCTTGGAGGCCAAAGTGTCTCTGGAGAGAATCCAGCGCTTCTTCAAACTGACCAACCAGGACCTGCAGGCGTACTACGCTCTGG TGTCTCCTGAAGACAGTCAGACGTCAGTCCTGTTGAACCAGGGGACATTTTCCTGGGAGGCGCCCAACACTAATGAACCGAATAGAGAGGGACGAACTGAGACTGGTGCTGGGAAAGGAAGTCTACAACTGCACAGTCTCAACCTACATGTAGCTAAG GGCTCTCTGGTGGTTGTGGTGGGGAAGGTCGGCTGTGGGAAGAGTTCCTTACTGGCTGCTATAACCGGAGAACTCAACAG GCTGAGTGGGGTCCTCTACGTCGCGGACAGGGCGGCCGGCTTCGGTCTGGCCTCTCAGGATCCCTGGATCCAGCACGCATCAGTACGGGACAACATCCTGTTTGGCAAAGACTACGACGCCGCCTTCTACCAGGCCGTGATCGAGGCGTGTGCGCTCTCGGATGATCTCAAC ATTTTACCAAATGGCGACAAGACGGAGGTGGGGGAGAACGGCGTGACTCTGAGTGGAGGACAGAAGGCCCGGCTGGCCCTCGCCAGAGCTGTTTACATG GACAAAGACGTCTACCTCCTGGACGACCCGCTGGCGGCGGTCGACACGGACGTGGCCGAACACCTCATGAAGAAGTGCGTCATGCAGCTCCTCGCGGGAAAGACCAGAATCCTCTGCACGCACCGCATCGAGTTTGTGGACAAGGCTGACGTGGTGGTCCTCATGGACAACGGGACCATCGTCAGGACAG GAACTCCTGCAGAAATCCTTCCTCTGGTGGAGGCAGTGCCCAAACAACGGAAGAACGACCGGAACACCAAAGAGAAAG ACGGCGTggagcaggatgaggaggagccGGGTCCACCCTCTGACCTGTGCGTGGGCGGCGACGCTGACCCGCTGGGGGCGGAGCAGAAGCAGGTGGGCGGCCTCGCGTGGAGAGTCTACAAAACCTACTGGTCGGCCGTGGGCGGACTGTTGGCCACCTGCATCCTGATGTCTCTGCTTCTCATGCAAG CCTCTAGGAACGTGTCCGACTGGTGGCTTTCCCACTGGATCTCGGAGCTGAAAAACACCAACGCCTCCACCGGGACTAACGGGTCTTCAGCTGCTCTCACGTCTCCTCACCTGCTGCTCTTCTCACCTGGAGGCCTCGT GTCTCCTCCACCCTCGGAGCAAACCCTCCCCTCCAGCGACGTGAACTCCAGCGTCAGGTTCTATCTGAGCGTCTACGGCTCCATCGCCGCGGCCAACACCGTCTTCACCGCCCTGCGAGCCTTCCTCTTCGCCTACGGAGTCGTCTGCGCCGCCTCCGCCATCCACAACAGGCTTCTGGACCGGGTCCTGAAG GCCACCGTGACCTTCTTCGACACCACCCCTCTGGGCCGCATCCTCAACCGCTTCTCCTCGGACCTGTACAGCGTGGACGACAGCCTGCCCTTCGTCCTGAACATCCTGCTGGCCAACGTGTTCGGGCTGCTGGGCATGCTGGTGGTGATGAGCTACGGGCTGCCCTGGGTGCTGGTGCCCCTGGTGCCCCTGGCACTGCTCTACCACCGCACGCAGCACTTCTACAGGCACACGTCCCGGGAGCTGAAGCGCCTCTGCAGCCTCACCCTGTCCCCCGTCTACTCCCACTTCTCCGAGACGCTCACCGGCCTGGGGACCATCCGGGCCAGCGGCTCCTCCGCCAG gtTTGAGGAGGAGAGCGCCAGGCgtctggagcagaaccagcgcTGCGTGTTCCTCAGCAACGCCGCCATGCAGTGGCTGGACATCCGCCTGCAGCTCATCGGCGTTGCCGTGGTGACGGGCCTCGGGCTGATAGCCGTCATCCAGCACCGCTTTAATTCCGTCGATCCAG GTCTGGTGGGTTTGTCCCTGTCCTACGCTCTGTCCATCACCTCGCTGCTCTCCGGCCTCATATTCAGCTTCACGCAGACCGAGATGCAGCTGGTGAGCGTGGAGCGAACCGAGGAGTACTCCACCAGTTTGCCCGTCGAGCCGCAGCATCACAACGCACAG CTGCCCTCCGCTTGGCCCGAGCACGGCTGGCTGGAGTTTCGTGACGTGGCCCTGACCTACAGGGACGGCCTCCCCAACGCCCTGGACGGCGTGAGCCTGGTGGTCCGGCCCGGGGAGAAAATAGGCATCGTGGGACGCACGGGCTCCGGCAAGTCCACCGTGTTCCTGGCCCTGTTCCGCATGGTGGAGCTCAGCCGGGGCCAGATTCTCCTGGATCAGCTGGACATCAGCGGCGTGGGCCTGACTCAGCTCAG GTCCCGGCTCGCCATCATTCCTCAGGACCCTTTTCTGTTCAGCGGCACCGTCAGGGAGAATCTGGACCCCTGCGGGCGACACCCGGACGAGCAGCTGCTGGACGTCCTGGACCAGTGTCACCTGAGCGGGGTGGTCGGCAGGATGG GTGGTTTGGATGCCGAGGTGGGAGAAAGGGGAAAATCCTTCTCGGCGGGACAGAGGCAGCTTCTGTGTCTGGCCAGAGCTCTGTTGACTCAGGCCAAG GTGCTGTGTATTGACGAGGCCACGGCCAGCGTGGACCAGAAGACAGACAAACTGCTGCAGCAGACCATCAGAGAGAAGTTTCAGAACAAGACTGTACTCACTATTGCCCacag GATCAACACCATCATGGACTGTGACCGGGTTCTGGTGATGCATGCTGGGAAGGTGGTGGAGTTTGactctcctgctgttctctgcCAGACCGACGACTCCATCTTCCACAGGCTGGTCGGTGGTCAGGGACAGTGA